The Pseudomonas parafulva genome includes a window with the following:
- a CDS encoding DUF3426 domain-containing protein, which produces MTDSFVTQCPHCQTSFRVTHHQLSVARGVVRCGQCLQVFNAAKQLLAQNRSAPPQANPLPATEAAPSPAAPTPAQGHPIAPDDEAWAQTAQALDELDLDKELERLERRHTPIQVGEADQTPVLQARRHEEDTEEHLDEVFGTAAGEPFEPEQADAAPVLKSAPQADSRREARTEPTFTADLNTDAEGEPPLGSIVTNEDEPKLGAPLRPDDDDDVSIAGLTAHDDEPLATSLRADDELDEAPLPMGRLEPEVTDKVERPRRKEPLVDVVDDPLQLGWEKPAPAWGKRLLWGGLTLIAAATLALQYVWFHFDELSRQDQYRPLFEQVCPVVGCQVPSRVDVNRIKSSNLVVRSHPDFKGALIVDAIIYNRAPFAQPFPLLELRFSDLNGQLIASRRFKPAEYLSGELAGRGEMPSQTPIHIALDILDPGQRAVNYSLSFRSPE; this is translated from the coding sequence ATGACCGACAGTTTCGTCACCCAGTGCCCGCATTGCCAGACCAGCTTTCGTGTCACCCACCACCAGTTGAGCGTGGCCCGTGGCGTGGTGCGTTGCGGCCAGTGCCTGCAAGTGTTCAATGCCGCCAAGCAGCTGCTGGCACAGAACCGCAGCGCCCCCCCTCAGGCGAACCCGCTGCCGGCAACCGAGGCAGCGCCGTCGCCTGCCGCGCCCACCCCCGCGCAAGGGCACCCCATCGCCCCGGACGACGAGGCCTGGGCCCAGACCGCCCAGGCCTTGGACGAACTCGATCTGGACAAGGAACTGGAGCGCCTGGAACGCCGCCACACGCCTATACAGGTGGGTGAGGCCGACCAGACGCCCGTGCTGCAGGCACGGCGTCACGAGGAGGACACAGAGGAACACCTGGACGAGGTCTTCGGCACTGCAGCCGGCGAGCCGTTTGAACCGGAACAGGCTGATGCCGCCCCCGTGCTCAAGTCCGCCCCCCAGGCAGATTCACGGCGCGAGGCGCGTACCGAGCCGACCTTCACCGCTGACCTGAACACCGATGCAGAAGGTGAGCCGCCGCTGGGCAGCATCGTTACGAATGAAGATGAGCCGAAACTGGGAGCGCCGCTGCGCCCCGATGACGATGACGATGTGTCGATTGCCGGCCTCACCGCGCACGACGACGAACCTTTGGCAACTAGCCTGCGCGCCGACGATGAACTCGACGAGGCGCCGTTGCCCATGGGGCGTCTGGAGCCTGAAGTCACTGACAAGGTCGAACGCCCAAGGCGCAAGGAACCCCTGGTGGATGTGGTGGACGACCCGCTGCAACTGGGCTGGGAGAAACCGGCCCCGGCCTGGGGCAAGCGTTTGTTATGGGGTGGCTTGACGCTGATCGCTGCCGCCACGCTAGCCTTGCAGTATGTGTGGTTCCATTTCGACGAGCTGTCCCGACAGGACCAGTATCGCCCACTGTTCGAGCAGGTGTGCCCGGTCGTGGGCTGCCAGGTCCCCTCTCGCGTCGATGTGAACCGGATCAAGAGCAGCAACCTGGTGGTGCGCAGCCACCCGGACTTCAAAGGGGCGCTGATCGTGGACGCCATCATCTATAACCGCGCACCTTTCGCCCAACCGTTTCCACTGCTCGAACTGCGCTTCTCGGACCTCAACGGCCAACTGATTGCCAGTCGCCGCTTCAAACCGGCCGAATACCTGTCCGGGGAGCTGGCCGGACGCGGCGAAATGCCCAGCCAGACCCCGATCCACATCGCGCTGGATATTCTGGACCCAGGACAGCGAGCGGTGAACTACAGCCTGAGCTTTCGCTCGCCGGAATAA
- the prmA gene encoding 50S ribosomal protein L11 methyltransferase, protein MPWLQVRLAISPEQAETYEDALLEVGAVSVTFMDAEDQPIFEPDLNTTPLWSHTHLLALFEADTNPEQVFAHLHLLTGVELPQHQAEVIEDQDWERSWMDNFQPMRFGRRLWIVPSWHDAPEKEAVNLLLDPGLAFGTGTHPTTALCLEWLDGQQLQGTQVLDFGCGSGILAIAALLLGAREAVGTDIDVQAIEASRDNAQRNGIADELFALYLPEHMPAMQADVLVANILAGPLVALAPQLSGLVRPGGLLALSGILAEQGEEVAAAYAADFDLDPIVVRDGWVRISGRRR, encoded by the coding sequence ATGCCCTGGCTGCAAGTACGTCTGGCCATCAGCCCGGAACAAGCCGAAACCTACGAAGACGCGCTGCTGGAAGTCGGCGCGGTGTCGGTCACCTTCATGGACGCCGAAGATCAACCCATCTTCGAGCCAGACCTCAATACCACGCCGCTGTGGTCGCACACCCATCTGCTGGCGCTGTTCGAGGCCGACACCAACCCCGAGCAGGTATTCGCGCACCTGCACCTGCTGACGGGGGTCGAGCTGCCCCAGCACCAGGCCGAAGTGATCGAAGACCAGGATTGGGAACGCAGCTGGATGGACAACTTCCAGCCGATGCGCTTCGGCCGCCGGCTGTGGATCGTGCCCAGCTGGCACGATGCCCCGGAAAAGGAGGCCGTGAACCTGTTGCTCGATCCTGGCCTGGCGTTCGGCACGGGCACGCACCCCACCACGGCGCTGTGCCTTGAATGGCTCGACGGTCAGCAACTGCAAGGCACCCAGGTCCTGGACTTCGGCTGTGGCTCGGGCATTCTGGCCATCGCTGCACTGCTGCTGGGCGCGCGCGAAGCGGTAGGCACGGACATCGATGTGCAGGCCATCGAGGCCTCTCGCGACAATGCCCAGCGCAACGGCATTGCCGACGAGCTGTTCGCGCTCTACCTGCCCGAGCACATGCCTGCCATGCAGGCCGACGTGCTGGTGGCCAACATCCTGGCCGGGCCATTGGTGGCGCTGGCACCGCAACTCAGCGGCCTGGTTCGCCCGGGCGGCCTGTTGGCGCTGTCGGGCATCCTCGCCGAACAAGGTGAAGAAGTGGCTGCCGCCTACGCTGCCGATTTCGACCTGGACCCCATCGTCGTTCGCGATGGCTGGGTGCGAATCAGTGGTCGCCGCCGCTAG
- a CDS encoding MaoC family dehydratase gives MPLVPVTALTQYIGKSLGHSAWLTIDQQRIDRFAEATGDHQFIHVDPQRAAQTVFGCTIAHGFLTLSLIPALIEDILVLPQGLKMVVNYGLDSVRFIQPVKVDSQVRLHVELADVQQKRPGQWLLKAIATLEIKDEDKPAYRAESLSLCFV, from the coding sequence ATGCCGCTAGTGCCGGTCACCGCGCTTACCCAATACATCGGCAAGTCCCTCGGCCACTCGGCCTGGCTGACCATCGACCAGCAGCGTATCGACCGTTTCGCCGAGGCGACTGGCGATCATCAGTTCATCCACGTCGACCCGCAGCGAGCGGCGCAGACCGTGTTCGGCTGCACCATCGCCCATGGGTTTCTGACCCTGTCCCTGATACCTGCGCTGATCGAAGACATCCTGGTCTTGCCACAGGGGTTGAAAATGGTCGTCAACTACGGCCTGGACAGCGTGCGCTTCATCCAGCCGGTGAAGGTCGACAGCCAAGTGCGCCTGCATGTCGAGCTGGCCGATGTGCAGCAAAAGCGCCCCGGCCAATGGTTGCTCAAGGCCATCGCCACACTGGAGATAAAAGACGAGGACAAGCCCGCCTACCGGGCCGAATCCCTGTCCCTGTGCTTTGTTTAG
- a CDS encoding CidA/LrgA family protein, with protein sequence MLLRGLTWLVLFQLLGTAVNHLLVPVLPGPIIGLLLLLGFLMVRGEVGAPLNEAAGSLLRYLPLLLVPPAVGVMVYARDIAADFWAIVGALLISCLLTLVVVGVLMQKLIHRQARREDQP encoded by the coding sequence ATGCTGTTGCGGGGTTTGACCTGGCTGGTGCTGTTCCAGCTGTTGGGGACGGCAGTCAATCATCTGTTGGTTCCCGTCTTGCCGGGGCCGATCATTGGCCTTTTGCTACTGCTGGGCTTTCTGATGGTGCGCGGCGAGGTGGGGGCCCCCCTCAATGAAGCTGCCGGCAGCCTGCTGCGCTACTTGCCGCTGTTGTTGGTGCCTCCTGCCGTGGGGGTGATGGTGTATGCCCGCGACATCGCCGCCGACTTCTGGGCCATTGTCGGCGCGCTGCTGATTTCCTGCCTGCTGACGCTGGTGGTAGTGGGCGTGCTGATGCAGAAACTCATTCATCGTCAGGCCCGGCGCGAGGACCAGCCATGA
- a CDS encoding LrgB family protein yields MMLDWQGAVNAVVHHPLFGIGVTLGAYQLVLAGYEKTRWIFLQPVLVSMALVIGVLLLCGIDYAEYRKSTEIMNILLGPATVALAVPLFLNLRRIRQLFWPTLTTLVLGGLFATVCCLLLGWWFGAEHMILMTMAPKSVTSPIAMLVAEQIGGVAALAAVFVLITGVIGAIFGPALLSRCGVLSPEARGMSLGITAHAVGTSVALQESDECGAFAALAMSLMGVATAVFLPLAVSLVA; encoded by the coding sequence ATGATGCTCGACTGGCAAGGCGCAGTGAATGCAGTGGTCCACCACCCGTTGTTCGGCATTGGCGTGACCTTGGGGGCCTATCAGCTGGTGCTGGCCGGGTATGAGAAGACCCGTTGGATCTTCCTGCAGCCGGTGCTGGTGTCGATGGCGCTGGTCATCGGCGTACTGCTGCTATGCGGCATCGACTACGCCGAATACCGCAAGAGCACCGAAATCATGAACATCCTGCTGGGCCCTGCCACCGTGGCCTTAGCGGTGCCGCTGTTCCTGAACCTGCGCCGCATTCGTCAGTTGTTCTGGCCGACCTTGACTACGCTGGTACTCGGAGGCCTGTTCGCCACGGTGTGTTGCCTGTTGCTGGGGTGGTGGTTTGGCGCCGAGCACATGATCCTGATGACCATGGCACCCAAGTCCGTCACCTCGCCCATCGCGATGCTGGTCGCCGAGCAGATCGGTGGGGTGGCGGCGCTAGCTGCGGTCTTCGTGCTGATTACCGGGGTGATCGGGGCCATTTTCGGGCCTGCCTTGTTGAGCCGCTGCGGTGTGCTCAGCCCTGAAGCGCGGGGCATGTCCCTGGGCATCACGGCCCACGCGGTCGGCACCTCGGTGGCCTTGCAGGAAAGTGACGAATGCGGCGCCTTCGCCGCGCTGGCGATGAGCCTGATGGGCGTGGCAACGGCAGTGTTCCTGCCGCTGGCCGTCAGCCTGGTGGCTTGA
- a CDS encoding LON peptidase substrate-binding domain-containing protein — protein MMLPLFPLDTVLFPGCFLDLQIFEARYLDMIGRCMKQGEGFGVVCIVEGEQVGKAPPVVASIGCEAVIRDFVQQENGLLGIRVEGVRRFDLQATEVLKDQLLVGQVQWLPDLEDSPLQEADDDLLALLLALGEHPMVEALDMPRAVDGRQTLANQLAYLLPFTEQDKLDLLAQDSPEQRLGEIHRLLERIQGELFA, from the coding sequence ATGATGCTACCGCTGTTTCCCCTCGACACCGTGCTGTTTCCAGGGTGTTTTCTCGACCTGCAGATTTTCGAAGCCCGCTACCTGGACATGATCGGGCGTTGCATGAAACAGGGCGAAGGCTTTGGTGTGGTCTGCATCGTGGAGGGCGAGCAGGTCGGCAAGGCGCCGCCCGTGGTGGCGTCCATTGGCTGCGAAGCCGTGATCCGCGATTTCGTCCAGCAGGAAAACGGCCTTTTGGGCATTCGCGTCGAAGGCGTGCGGCGTTTCGATCTGCAGGCCACCGAAGTGCTCAAGGATCAGCTGCTGGTGGGGCAGGTGCAGTGGCTGCCTGATCTTGAAGACAGCCCCTTGCAGGAAGCGGACGACGATTTGCTGGCGCTGCTGCTGGCCTTGGGCGAACATCCGATGGTCGAGGCGCTCGACATGCCCCGGGCCGTGGACGGGCGTCAGACACTGGCCAACCAACTGGCCTACCTGCTGCCCTTCACCGAGCAAGACAAGCTGGACTTGCTGGCCCAAGACTCGCCCGAGCAGCGGCTGGGCGAGATCCACAGGTTGCTCGAGCGCATCCAGGGTGAGCTGTTTGCCTAA
- a CDS encoding bifunctional DedA family/phosphatase PAP2 family protein, whose product MEQWLDGLTGWLGANPQWLGVAIFLVACIECLAIAGIIVPGTVLLFAVAVLAGSGVLGLGETLLLGFLGGLLGDALSYMIGKHFHQNIRRLPVLRHHPEWIGSAETYFKRYGIASLLVGRFIGPLRPMLPMVAGMFDMPLLRFIAVSLVAAAGWSIAYLLPGWATGAAMRLPLPEGFWPQAGIIFGTLAVIIGLSLSTSIRDRRHGTRLIGALCLLALVGVFLGWPYLHDFDDGVMTLVQEHRSQAIDGAVVVVTRLGDFRTQFFLGGLLTGLLLVVRQWRHAFFAAGALMGTAIANGTLKWLFARARPEVLTDPLTSYSMPSGHSSASFAFFLVLAVLAGRGQPPRMRLTWIMLGCIPALAIALSRVYLGAHWPTDILAGALLACCVCAISLTLSQYRQTLPALPLKVWWLVLPACIALLAFFATHALPHALLRYQY is encoded by the coding sequence ATGGAACAATGGCTCGACGGCCTGACCGGTTGGCTGGGCGCCAACCCACAGTGGCTGGGCGTCGCGATCTTCCTGGTCGCGTGCATCGAATGCCTGGCCATCGCCGGCATCATCGTCCCCGGCACGGTGCTGCTGTTCGCGGTCGCCGTGCTGGCAGGCAGCGGTGTGCTGGGCCTTGGCGAAACCTTGCTGCTGGGCTTTTTGGGTGGGTTACTGGGTGACGCGCTGTCCTACATGATCGGCAAGCATTTCCACCAGAACATTCGCCGCCTGCCGGTGTTGCGACACCACCCGGAATGGATCGGCAGCGCCGAAACCTACTTCAAGCGCTATGGCATCGCCAGCCTGCTCGTAGGCCGCTTCATCGGCCCGTTGCGGCCCATGCTGCCAATGGTCGCAGGCATGTTCGACATGCCCCTGCTGCGGTTCATCGCCGTTAGCCTGGTGGCAGCCGCAGGATGGTCGATCGCCTACCTGCTGCCCGGTTGGGCCACGGGCGCTGCCATGCGCCTGCCCCTGCCCGAAGGCTTCTGGCCCCAGGCCGGCATCATTTTTGGCACGTTGGCGGTGATCATCGGCCTTAGTCTGAGCACCAGCATCCGCGACCGCCGGCACGGCACACGGCTGATTGGTGCCCTGTGCCTGCTGGCCTTGGTCGGGGTGTTTCTCGGTTGGCCTTACTTGCACGACTTCGACGACGGGGTGATGACCCTGGTCCAGGAGCATCGCAGCCAGGCCATCGACGGCGCCGTGGTGGTGGTGACGCGGCTTGGGGATTTTCGCACGCAGTTCTTTCTGGGCGGGCTGCTGACAGGCTTGCTGCTGGTGGTACGTCAGTGGCGGCACGCTTTCTTCGCCGCGGGGGCGCTGATGGGCACCGCCATCGCCAACGGCACGCTCAAGTGGCTGTTCGCCCGGGCCCGCCCGGAAGTGCTGACCGACCCGCTGACCAGCTACAGCATGCCCAGCGGCCACAGCTCGGCGTCGTTTGCGTTCTTTCTGGTGCTGGCGGTGCTCGCCGGCCGCGGCCAGCCACCGCGCATGCGCCTGACCTGGATCATGCTGGGCTGCATTCCGGCATTGGCCATCGCCCTGTCGCGGGTGTACCTGGGTGCACACTGGCCCACCGACATCCTGGCCGGTGCCCTGCTGGCCTGCTGCGTCTGCGCGATCAGCCTGACGTTGTCCCAGTACCGGCAGACCCTGCCGGCCCTGCCCCTGAAGGTCTGGTGGCTGGTGTTGCCGGCCTGCATCGCCTTGCTGGCCTTCTTTGCCACCCACGCCCTGCCCCACGCGCTGCTCAGGTACCAATACTGA
- a CDS encoding DNA-3-methyladenine glycosylase has protein sequence MPALPDSFFDRDAQTLAKALLGKVIRHRQGNLWLAARIIETEAYYLADKGSHASLGYTEKRKALFLDGGHIYMYYARGGDSLNFSAQGPGNAVLIKSAYPWQDALSGPDSLAQMHLNNPDASGNLRPIERLCAGQTLLCRALGLKVPQWDAQRFDPQRLYVDDCANPVPRVIQAARLGIPHGRDEHLPYRFVDAAYARFCTRNPLRRGQVEGRDFSIIEQEN, from the coding sequence ATGCCAGCACTGCCAGACAGCTTTTTCGACCGCGACGCCCAGACCTTGGCCAAAGCCCTGTTGGGCAAGGTTATCCGCCACCGCCAGGGCAACCTGTGGCTCGCCGCCCGTATCATCGAGACCGAGGCCTATTACCTCGCCGACAAGGGTAGCCATGCGTCGTTGGGCTACACCGAAAAGCGCAAGGCGCTGTTTCTCGATGGTGGGCACATCTATATGTACTACGCCCGCGGCGGCGACTCCCTGAACTTCAGCGCCCAGGGTCCCGGCAATGCGGTGCTCATCAAGTCTGCCTACCCATGGCAGGATGCCTTGTCCGGGCCAGACAGCCTGGCGCAGATGCACCTGAACAACCCCGACGCCAGCGGCAACCTGCGCCCCATCGAGCGCCTGTGCGCAGGGCAGACGCTGTTGTGCCGGGCGCTGGGCCTCAAGGTGCCACAGTGGGATGCGCAGCGCTTCGACCCGCAGCGGCTGTATGTGGACGACTGCGCCAACCCGGTGCCCCGGGTGATCCAGGCAGCGCGCCTGGGCATTCCCCACGGGCGTGACGAGCACCTGCCGTACCGCTTCGTCGATGCCGCGTACGCCCGGTTCTGCACGCGCAACCCATTGCGGCGCGGCCAAGTCGAAGGCCGTGACTTCTCAATCATCGAACAAGAGAACTGA
- a CDS encoding glutamate-5-semialdehyde dehydrogenase — MTESVLDYMTRLGRAAREASRVIGRASTAQKNRALHAAADALDAGRDVLIAANEQDLAHGRATGLEAALLDRLALTPARIDGMITGLRQVASLPDPVGAIRDMSYRPSGIQVGKMRTPLGVIGIIYESRPNVTIDAASLCLKSGNATILRGGSEAIHSNRAIAACIQRGLAAAGLPAAVVQVVETTDREAVGALISMPEFVDVIVPRGGRGLIERISRDARVPVIKHLDGICHVYVSQHADLDKAWRVAFNAKTYRYGICGAMETLLVDQQVAERFLPEMARRFQEKGVELRGCERTCALIDAHAASEDDWHTEYLDAVLSIRVVQGLDQAIEHINHYGSHHTDSIITEHQGQARQFMAEVDSASVMLNTPTCFADGFEYGLGAEIGISTDKLHARGPVGLEGLTCEKYVVIGDGQLRGQESC, encoded by the coding sequence ATGACTGAGTCCGTTCTTGACTACATGACCCGCCTGGGTCGCGCAGCCCGTGAAGCGTCCCGGGTAATCGGCCGTGCCAGTACCGCGCAGAAGAACCGTGCGCTGCACGCTGCCGCCGACGCGCTGGATGCAGGGCGTGACGTGCTGATCGCAGCCAACGAGCAGGACTTGGCCCACGGCCGTGCCACCGGGCTGGAAGCCGCGTTGCTCGACCGCCTGGCCCTGACCCCGGCGCGCATCGATGGCATGATCACCGGCCTGCGCCAGGTGGCCAGCCTGCCTGATCCGGTCGGCGCCATTCGCGACATGAGCTACCGCCCATCGGGCATCCAGGTCGGCAAGATGCGCACGCCGCTGGGCGTCATCGGCATCATTTACGAATCACGCCCGAACGTCACCATCGACGCGGCCAGCCTGTGCCTGAAGTCAGGCAATGCCACCATCCTGCGCGGCGGCTCCGAAGCCATCCACTCCAACCGCGCCATTGCCGCCTGCATCCAGCGCGGCCTGGCGGCGGCAGGCTTGCCCGCGGCCGTGGTCCAGGTGGTGGAAACCACCGACCGCGAGGCAGTGGGCGCGCTGATCAGCATGCCCGAGTTCGTCGATGTCATCGTGCCGCGCGGCGGCCGGGGCCTGATCGAGCGCATCAGCCGCGACGCCCGGGTACCGGTCATCAAGCACCTCGACGGTATCTGCCATGTCTATGTCAGCCAGCATGCCGACCTGGACAAGGCCTGGCGCGTGGCGTTCAACGCCAAGACTTACCGCTACGGCATCTGCGGGGCGATGGAAACACTGCTGGTGGACCAGCAGGTTGCCGAGCGCTTCCTGCCAGAGATGGCGCGTCGCTTCCAGGAAAAGGGCGTTGAGTTGCGCGGTTGCGAGCGTACCTGTGCGCTGATCGACGCGCACGCGGCCAGCGAAGATGACTGGCACACCGAGTACCTCGATGCAGTACTGTCCATCCGTGTGGTGCAAGGCCTGGATCAGGCCATCGAGCATATCAACCACTATGGCTCGCACCATACCGACTCGATCATCACCGAGCATCAGGGGCAGGCGCGCCAGTTCATGGCGGAAGTCGACTCGGCCTCCGTCATGCTCAACACCCCGACCTGCTTCGCCGACGGCTTCGAATATGGCCTGGGTGCCGAGATCGGCATTTCCACCGACAAGCTTCACGCCCGTGGCCCGGTCGGCCTCGAAGGCCTGACGTGCGAGAAATACGTGGTGATCGGCGACGGTCAACTGCGCGGCCAGGAGTCCTGCTGA
- the nadD gene encoding nicotinate-nucleotide adenylyltransferase, protein MNQAQAVRRVGILGGTFDPVHIGHLRSALEVAEFMALDELRLLPNARPPHRDTPQVAAHDRLAMVRGAVAGVAGLSVDARELARDKPSYTIDTLESIRAELAADDQLFLVLGWDAFCGLPGWHRWEELLQHCHILVLQRPDADVDPPDELRNLLAARSQSDPTAMSGPAGNISFVWQTPLAVSATQIRQLLASGRSVRFLVPDAVLAYIEAHELYRAPN, encoded by the coding sequence TTGAATCAGGCCCAGGCAGTGCGCCGCGTCGGCATTCTTGGCGGCACCTTCGACCCGGTTCACATCGGCCATCTGCGCAGTGCGCTGGAAGTCGCCGAGTTCATGGCCCTGGACGAGCTGCGCCTGCTGCCCAATGCTCGCCCGCCGCACCGAGACACGCCGCAAGTGGCCGCGCATGATCGCCTGGCCATGGTGCGGGGCGCCGTCGCGGGCGTTGCAGGCCTGAGCGTGGACGCACGTGAACTGGCACGGGACAAACCGTCGTACACCATCGATACGCTGGAGTCGATCCGTGCCGAGCTTGCTGCTGATGACCAGTTGTTTTTGGTGCTGGGCTGGGACGCCTTTTGCGGACTGCCGGGTTGGCACCGCTGGGAAGAACTGCTGCAACACTGCCACATCCTGGTGCTGCAACGCCCGGATGCGGACGTAGACCCCCCCGACGAACTGCGCAACCTGCTGGCTGCCCGTTCGCAGAGCGATCCCACCGCCATGTCCGGCCCGGCGGGAAACATTTCGTTCGTCTGGCAGACACCGCTTGCGGTGTCGGCTACACAGATCCGACAGCTGCTGGCCAGCGGCAGGTCGGTGAGGTTCCTGGTGCCGGACGCCGTACTGGCCTACATCGAGGCGCACGAACTGTATCGTGCGCCCAACTGA
- the rsfS gene encoding ribosome silencing factor: protein MTKQKIYGDELVAVTTAALEDVKAQDIQVIDVRDKHSLTDYMIIATGTSNRQINAMAEKVREAVKAKGAQPLGEEGKGDSDWVLLDLNDVIVHMMTAAARQFYDLERLWQGAEQSRAADGKHHSPDHVHEYSDKLKDRE, encoded by the coding sequence ATGACCAAGCAGAAAATTTACGGCGACGAACTGGTCGCAGTGACCACGGCAGCGCTGGAAGACGTCAAGGCCCAGGATATCCAGGTCATCGACGTGCGTGACAAGCACAGCCTGACCGACTACATGATCATCGCCACCGGTACCTCCAACCGTCAGATCAACGCCATGGCCGAGAAGGTCCGCGAGGCGGTCAAGGCCAAGGGCGCCCAGCCGCTGGGTGAGGAAGGCAAGGGTGACAGCGATTGGGTGCTGCTGGACCTTAACGATGTCATCGTGCACATGATGACCGCGGCTGCACGCCAGTTCTACGACCTCGAACGCCTGTGGCAGGGTGCCGAGCAGAGCCGCGCCGCCGATGGCAAGCACCACAGCCCGGACCATGTCCACGAGTACTCCGACAAGCTCAAAGATCGCGAATAA
- the rlmH gene encoding 23S rRNA (pseudouridine(1915)-N(3))-methyltransferase RlmH: protein MRLRLIAVGSRMPKWVEEGWHEYVKRLPAELSLELVEIPLNTRGKNADVARLIRQEGDAMLSKVQPGERVVTLEVHGKPWSTEQLAGELDRWRLDARTVNLMVGGPEGLAPQVCARADQRWSLSPLTLPHPLVRILIGEQVYRAWTVLSGHPYHK from the coding sequence GTGCGTCTGCGCCTGATCGCGGTCGGCTCGCGCATGCCGAAGTGGGTCGAGGAGGGCTGGCATGAGTATGTCAAGCGCCTGCCGGCCGAACTTTCGCTCGAGCTGGTGGAAATACCGCTGAACACACGCGGCAAGAATGCCGACGTCGCCCGCCTGATTCGCCAGGAGGGCGACGCCATGCTCAGCAAGGTGCAACCCGGCGAGCGCGTCGTGACCCTTGAGGTTCATGGCAAGCCGTGGAGCACCGAGCAGCTGGCAGGTGAGCTGGACCGCTGGCGCCTGGATGCGCGCACGGTGAATTTGATGGTGGGCGGGCCCGAAGGGCTTGCGCCGCAAGTGTGCGCCCGCGCCGATCAGCGCTGGTCCCTGTCGCCGCTGACCTTGCCGCACCCGCTGGTCAGGATACTCATCGGCGAGCAGGTCTACCGGGCCTGGACGGTGTTGTCCGGCCATCCCTACCACAAATGA